The Bacteroidota bacterium DNA segment ACAACTTTACAAATGTTAAATAATTTAAAAAACCTCAGGCTTTCCTACAGACATGCTGGAGCCTACGCGATTGCTTCGTGGATACCATCAGACATGAGTTCGCAAAGACCTTTATCAGCTACGCAATGCGATTTGAGCTGCCTTCAACATCACCCCAGCACAAGCGGCAATCCCTGCGGTTTCAGCGCGTAGCCTGCGGCTTCCAAGAGACACTGACATAAAACTTCGCTCTACTGCGCTATCAACTTCCTTTTCGGAAAAACCACCTTCTGGCCCAATTAAAATCAGTGCAGAAGTTGACCGCGGATCTAAAGCACCAAGGATGACATCGCCACTGTTGGCTTTTTCATGGCAGACAAACTTCTGCTCGAAGCCACCCATTGCCAGTACATCATCCCATCCTGTTACAGCATCCAATTGCACAAGACGGGACCGGCCGCATTGCTTCATTGCGGCAACCAAGACTTTATGCATACGCTCCGTACGGTGAGAAGATTTTTCAGTCCGTGCCGTCGTCAATGGGATAATGCGGCTCACGCCTAACTCGACGGCTTTCTCTACAAACATCTCGAACCGCCTCTGATTTTTTAAGAGCCCAAGTCCTACAGTAAGCTGAAATTCAGGCTCGCCTACCTCCCGCTTTGTTTCTCGAATCATTCCGGCAACACGTCGTTTTTCCACTTTCGTCAACTC contains these protein-coding regions:
- a CDS encoding RsmE family RNA methyltransferase, with the protein product MTTNYYIPPEQISGSYVVLPAEEAKHAGQVLRKRVGDVITAVDGVGGWYAVELTKVEKRRVAGMIRETKREVGEPEFQLTVGLGLLKNQRRFEMFVEKAVELGVSRIIPLTTARTEKSSHRTERMHKVLVAAMKQCGRSRLVQLDAVTGWDDVLAMGGFEQKFVCHEKANSGDVILGALDPRSTSALILIGPEGGFSEKEVDSAVERSFMSVSLGSRRLRAETAGIAACAGVMLKAAQIALRS